A stretch of the bacterium genome encodes the following:
- a CDS encoding DegQ family serine endoprotease, which translates to MSKCLRLIFLSLFLIAIEFASGDCYAQNEEESEPSQAFSLQNTFADVAEKVKPAVVQITTEKITTHTSRYWNPFEDFFRSPSDDFFGRRQQQRQPQKQYKHKQQGLGSGFIFRDDGYILTNNHVIKDVDSIKVKLPKIDKEYKAELVGSDSKTDIAIIKIITDKKLISLKLGDSEKIRVGEWAIAVGNPFGLEQTVTIGVVSAKGRHGFGITQYEDFIQTDASINQGNSGGPLLNIKGEVIGINTFILAPSMSQGIGFAIPINMAKDITSQLIKKGKVTRGWLGVIIQPVTDEIMDAFDLSTRNGALISDFTSDDSPAKKAGIKQGDVIVEFDGKKIKDSSDLQRIVAHTEIGRKIPITVIRGGKEKDLHIIIEEMPEELGEASIVSQPEESWVGLDVQNISEDIASRLGIKDTEGVIVTDVSPEGAAVGAGIKIGDIIREINGQKIRNLGDYNTAVNSIKDKSSAVFLVRRDKYSTYVIVKR; encoded by the coding sequence ATGTCTAAATGTTTGAGGCTGATTTTTTTGTCATTGTTTCTTATAGCTATTGAATTCGCATCAGGAGATTGCTATGCGCAAAACGAAGAAGAGAGCGAGCCGTCTCAGGCTTTTTCTCTTCAGAATACTTTTGCTGATGTAGCTGAGAAGGTAAAACCTGCAGTTGTACAGATAACTACTGAGAAAATTACAACACATACCTCAAGGTATTGGAATCCATTTGAAGATTTCTTCAGATCGCCGTCTGATGATTTTTTTGGAAGACGACAGCAGCAAAGACAGCCTCAAAAACAGTACAAGCATAAACAACAGGGACTTGGCTCAGGTTTTATATTCAGGGATGATGGATACATATTAACAAATAATCATGTGATAAAAGATGTTGATAGCATAAAGGTTAAATTGCCAAAAATAGACAAAGAATACAAAGCTGAACTTGTTGGAAGTGACTCAAAAACTGATATTGCCATAATAAAAATAATAACGGATAAGAAGCTCATTTCCCTTAAACTTGGAGATTCAGAGAAAATCAGAGTTGGGGAATGGGCAATTGCAGTGGGCAACCCTTTTGGTCTCGAGCAGACTGTTACAATTGGCGTAGTTAGTGCTAAAGGTAGACACGGTTTTGGGATTACACAATATGAAGATTTTATACAAACCGATGCTTCAATAAACCAGGGAAATAGCGGAGGTCCCTTACTGAATATAAAGGGAGAAGTTATAGGCATTAATACGTTTATTCTTGCTCCATCCATGTCCCAGGGTATAGGCTTTGCCATACCAATCAATATGGCAAAGGATATAACCAGTCAGCTCATCAAAAAAGGCAAGGTAACAAGAGGATGGTTGGGAGTTATTATACAGCCTGTAACTGATGAAATTATGGATGCTTTTGACCTATCGACTCGGAACGGCGCACTAATCAGCGATTTTACATCTGATGACAGCCCTGCAAAAAAAGCAGGTATAAAGCAGGGAGACGTCATAGTAGAATTTGATGGAAAAAAGATAAAGGATTCCTCAGATTTGCAAAGAATAGTTGCTCATACAGAAATAGGCAGAAAGATACCAATTACAGTTATAAGGGGAGGAAAAGAAAAAGATCTTCACATAATAATAGAAGAAATGCCTGAGGAATTAGGTGAGGCCTCGATCGTCTCTCAACCTGAAGAATCGTGGGTAGGATTAGATGTCCAAAACATCTCAGAAGATATTGCCTCAAGACTTGGAATAAAAGATACTGAAGGCGTTATTGTAACAGATGTTTCTCCCGAAGGTGCAGCAGTAGGTGCTGGAATTAAAATAGGTGATATTATTAGAGAAATAAATGGGCAGAAAATACGTAATTTAGGTGACTATAACACTGCTGTCAATAGCATCAAGGACAAAAGTTCTGCAGTATTTCTTGTAAGACGCGACAAATATTCAACATATGTGATTGTCAAACGTTGA
- a CDS encoding alpha/beta hydrolase family protein: MANRNFSMDDYFNCRAEERIPKLTFKGRTRSDWEKWRKLFYSKMIELCGEWPEQVPLKVDIIYSVDEGDFIRQKIVIDTEKHFSVPVYVLVPKNKDRARNGKLPAILCLHGHGKFGKEPVAGVTNKRRPEMEHDIKSCNYNYGMQMAQRGYLTICPDSRVFGELSDGEDSYIGRDDCNVHFLRGVLMGINLLTLNIWDMMKCIDYLETRRDVDPQRIGAMGLSWGGTRTTWISALDKRIKAADIICYIVEFKTFAIRDANFCGSQMLPHLYEYGDIADIAGLIAPRPLLVENGTYDHGFPIESCIKAHQHLKRIYHAAGATDKLHIDVFAGGHEFHGPTAFKFFDKYL, from the coding sequence ATGGCTAACAGAAACTTTTCTATGGATGATTATTTCAACTGCAGGGCAGAAGAACGAATTCCAAAACTTACTTTTAAAGGCAGGACAAGGTCTGACTGGGAAAAATGGCGGAAGTTGTTTTATTCAAAAATGATTGAACTTTGTGGCGAATGGCCTGAACAAGTACCTCTTAAAGTGGATATAATTTACAGTGTTGATGAAGGAGATTTTATCAGGCAGAAAATAGTGATTGATACAGAAAAACATTTCAGTGTTCCTGTATATGTTCTTGTTCCAAAAAATAAGGACAGGGCGAGAAATGGTAAATTACCAGCTATTCTGTGTCTGCACGGCCACGGCAAATTCGGGAAAGAGCCTGTGGCTGGTGTGACCAACAAGCGAAGGCCTGAAATGGAACATGATATAAAATCATGTAATTACAATTACGGCATGCAGATGGCACAGCGAGGATACTTGACAATCTGTCCTGATTCAAGAGTATTCGGGGAATTATCAGATGGTGAAGATTCATATATAGGTCGTGATGACTGTAATGTGCATTTTTTACGCGGTGTTCTAATGGGTATAAATCTGTTGACACTGAATATCTGGGATATGATGAAGTGCATTGATTATCTAGAGACACGCAGAGATGTTGACCCGCAGCGGATTGGTGCTATGGGCCTTTCCTGGGGTGGAACACGCACGACATGGATTTCCGCTCTAGACAAACGCATAAAAGCAGCGGATATTATTTGCTATATTGTCGAATTTAAAACTTTTGCCATAAGAGATGCGAATTTCTGCGGCTCACAGATGCTGCCTCATCTGTATGAATATGGTGATATAGCTGATATTGCCGGACTGATTGCACCGCGGCCGCTCCTGGTTGAAAACGGAACCTATGATCATGGATTTCCAATAGAGTCCTGCATAAAAGCGCACCAGCATTTGAAAAGAATATATCACGCTGCCGGAGCAACTGACAAACTGCACATAGATGTTTTTGCCGGCGGACATGAGTTTCACGGGCCGACTGCATTCAAGTTTTTTGATAAGTATCTATAG
- the fusA gene encoding elongation factor G yields the protein MQIGDVKKIRNIGIMAHIDAGKTTTTERMLFFAGRIHRIGEVHDGAATRDWMEQERERGITITSAATTCIWRKHHINIIDTPGHVDFTAEVERSLRVLDGAVAIFCAVGGVEPQTETVWRQSEKYKIPKIVFINKMDRIGADFFAVLEMIDKKLGVNYVPIQLPIGKEDNFHGIIDIVEEKAFFFNPEDAMEEPKEREIPEDYVKMTKKYRNELIEKLADTDDSLMNKYIENQPITIEEIKNSLNKATVKSDIFPVLCGAAFKNKGVRRLMEAVVDYLPSPEDAPPVEVIDSDSGEKSLFSFGEKKDLLGLAFKIAVDPHIGKLIYCRIYSGSIKQGEYVFKAGSSKKERISRIVKMHANKKEAVNSLSAGDIGAIIGPMNITTGDTICKQNSNLFLENIEFPTPVISVAIEAKNKIEQEKLSDSIRKLSNEDPTFNFFFNEETSQTILSGMGELHLEILVDRLKREFNVSANVGKPKVAFKETITNMQEEKYKHQKQTGGRGQFAEVHIELIPAKRGEGFEFINDIKQGAIPREFVPAVEKGCIEAMEAGIFAGYPVIDVKVRLFDGRFHEVDSSEIAFKVAGYYAFKSAFMKAGPRLVEPIMTVDISTPEEYFGSITSDITSRRGKIILIEKKAKSQLIKAEVPLMELFGYATQLRSLSQGRATESMRFERYDKAPPHVVSKITEDRG from the coding sequence ATGCAAATTGGAGATGTTAAAAAGATAAGAAATATCGGCATTATGGCTCATATTGATGCGGGTAAAACGACAACAACAGAAAGAATGCTGTTCTTTGCAGGCAGAATACATCGCATAGGCGAAGTTCATGACGGGGCTGCTACAAGGGACTGGATGGAACAGGAAAGAGAGAGGGGAATAACAATCACATCTGCAGCCACAACATGTATCTGGCGTAAGCATCATATTAATATCATTGACACTCCAGGGCATGTAGATTTCACTGCAGAGGTAGAAAGAAGTCTAAGGGTTTTAGATGGTGCAGTAGCAATATTTTGCGCAGTTGGCGGTGTAGAGCCGCAAACTGAAACTGTATGGAGGCAGTCGGAAAAATATAAAATTCCCAAGATTGTCTTTATTAATAAAATGGATAGAATTGGAGCAGATTTTTTTGCCGTACTTGAGATGATAGACAAGAAACTTGGAGTTAACTATGTGCCAATTCAGTTGCCTATTGGAAAGGAAGATAATTTTCATGGCATTATAGATATTGTGGAAGAAAAGGCATTTTTCTTCAATCCGGAAGACGCTATGGAAGAGCCGAAAGAACGAGAAATTCCAGAAGACTATGTAAAGATGACGAAGAAATATAGAAATGAGCTAATAGAAAAACTTGCTGACACAGATGACAGTCTCATGAATAAATATATTGAAAATCAGCCCATTACAATAGAGGAAATTAAGAATTCTCTTAACAAAGCAACTGTAAAATCCGATATATTCCCTGTGCTGTGCGGCGCAGCTTTCAAGAATAAGGGAGTCAGGAGACTTATGGAAGCTGTTGTGGATTACCTGCCAAGTCCTGAAGATGCACCGCCTGTAGAAGTTATAGATAGTGATTCGGGAGAAAAGAGCTTGTTCAGTTTCGGAGAAAAAAAGGATTTATTGGGGCTCGCTTTTAAGATTGCTGTTGATCCTCATATTGGAAAACTTATTTATTGTAGAATATATTCGGGTTCAATAAAGCAAGGTGAATATGTTTTCAAGGCGGGGTCATCAAAGAAAGAAAGAATATCCCGTATTGTAAAGATGCACGCTAATAAAAAAGAAGCTGTGAATAGTCTCAGCGCAGGAGATATAGGAGCAATAATCGGGCCAATGAACATTACTACTGGAGATACAATATGTAAACAAAATTCTAATCTTTTTCTCGAGAACATAGAATTTCCAACACCTGTAATTTCAGTGGCAATTGAAGCAAAGAACAAGATTGAGCAAGAGAAACTTTCGGATTCCATAAGAAAATTATCTAATGAGGACCCGACATTTAATTTCTTTTTTAATGAAGAGACATCCCAAACTATTCTTTCTGGCATGGGTGAACTGCATCTTGAGATCCTGGTAGATAGATTAAAGAGGGAGTTTAATGTGTCTGCGAATGTAGGCAAGCCTAAAGTTGCTTTCAAGGAGACAATAACCAATATGCAGGAAGAAAAGTACAAACATCAGAAGCAAACTGGTGGAAGAGGACAATTTGCAGAAGTACACATAGAACTAATTCCTGCAAAGAGAGGCGAAGGGTTTGAATTTATTAATGATATCAAGCAGGGGGCTATTCCAAGAGAATTTGTTCCTGCTGTTGAAAAGGGCTGTATTGAGGCAATGGAAGCAGGAATTTTTGCGGGATATCCTGTAATTGATGTAAAAGTAAGATTATTTGACGGAAGATTTCACGAAGTTGACTCTTCTGAAATAGCTTTTAAGGTAGCCGGGTACTATGCATTCAAAAGTGCGTTTATGAAGGCAGGTCCAAGGCTTGTTGAGCCGATTATGACAGTAGATATATCTACTCCGGAAGAGTATTTTGGTTCAATCACGTCTGATATAACATCAAGAAGAGGTAAGATAATCCTGATAGAAAAAAAGGCTAAGAGCCAGTTAATAAAGGCTGAGGTTCCGCTTATGGAGCTTTTCGGTTACGCTACACAGCTGAGATCACTATCACAGGGACGAGCAACAGAGTCTATGCGGTTTGAAAGATATGACAAAGCTCCTCCGCATGTTGTCAGTAAAATAACAGAAGACAGAGGGTAA
- a CDS encoding HD domain-containing protein — METKELGENDSFYSGIDLISDPIHNYIKFTSPTEKDKTEITERDIIDNPWVQRLRRIHQLQSAFWVFPSAEHSRFQHSLGTMHVAGRFALHLYPSIKKVCPDCPSSNYLEELMRLAGLLHDIGHGPFGHFFDDNYLKQFNVSHETISKAIIKAKLASLLRRIKRSPSGDFAKGEVIDPLYISFLIEKPKKDRTHSSFPKWLKFLLPLFSGIYTVDNLDYVLRDSYITGFSRGIIDLERILHYTFISSKGLTLHGAGKTALLNFVNARLSLYSAVYYHRATRSIDLCLKDIFQETMKVVFENKNPINHLNDYLYLTEWSLFASVDKWKYSSNQSICRLGREWEKILMRQRQWKMVYEKFERLKDTENYADIFYSDVERLEAKIKENLSPDKIDFRIDIPALDPMPDNPMAMGDKQIFLYELASGKVQKETLKELFEFVPSRVYLCRIYAHDYRHKKKLVRAFEEIFRTREALSTNI, encoded by the coding sequence ATGGAAACAAAAGAGTTAGGTGAAAACGATTCTTTTTATTCAGGCATAGATCTAATAAGCGACCCTATACATAACTACATTAAATTCACTTCTCCAACTGAGAAAGATAAGACAGAGATTACAGAACGTGATATTATTGATAACCCGTGGGTACAGCGGCTCAGACGCATACATCAGCTTCAAAGCGCTTTCTGGGTTTTCCCTTCAGCTGAGCACAGCAGATTTCAGCATTCACTTGGAACAATGCATGTAGCAGGCAGATTTGCCCTGCATCTATATCCGTCAATAAAAAAAGTCTGTCCGGATTGCCCGTCAAGTAATTACCTAGAAGAGCTGATGAGACTTGCAGGCCTGCTTCATGATATAGGACATGGACCATTCGGACATTTTTTTGATGACAATTATCTCAAACAATTTAATGTTTCCCATGAGACAATATCAAAAGCAATAATAAAAGCAAAGCTAGCCTCATTATTAAGGAGGATCAAAAGAAGTCCATCCGGAGATTTTGCTAAAGGTGAGGTTATTGACCCTTTGTACATATCTTTTCTTATTGAAAAGCCTAAAAAAGACAGAACTCACTCATCTTTCCCAAAGTGGCTTAAGTTCTTACTACCTCTTTTTAGTGGAATATATACTGTAGATAATCTTGACTATGTATTAAGGGATTCATATATAACAGGGTTTTCCAGAGGCATTATTGACCTTGAACGCATTCTGCACTATACATTCATATCATCAAAAGGTTTAACGCTTCATGGAGCTGGGAAGACAGCGCTGCTCAATTTTGTTAATGCCAGATTGAGTCTTTATTCTGCTGTATATTACCACAGAGCTACAAGGTCCATAGACCTGTGTTTAAAGGATATATTCCAGGAAACAATGAAAGTAGTCTTTGAAAATAAAAATCCTATAAATCATCTCAATGATTATTTATATCTTACGGAATGGTCATTGTTTGCGAGTGTAGATAAATGGAAATACAGCTCAAATCAAAGTATCTGCCGGCTTGGCAGAGAATGGGAGAAGATTCTTATGAGACAAAGGCAGTGGAAAATGGTTTATGAGAAATTTGAAAGATTAAAGGATACAGAAAATTATGCAGATATCTTCTATTCAGATGTCGAAAGATTAGAAGCGAAAATAAAGGAAAACCTCTCTCCTGATAAGATAGATTTTCGCATAGATATTCCTGCCCTTGACCCAATGCCTGATAATCCCATGGCTATGGGAGACAAACAGATTTTCTTATACGAGCTTGCGTCTGGAAAGGTCCAGAAAGAAACGTTAAAGGAACTATTTGAATTTGTGCCTTCCAGAGTCTACCTCTGCAGGATATACGCTCATGACTATAGACATAAAAAGAAACTGGTTAGAGCATTTGAAGAAATATTTAGAACAAGAGAAGCTTTGTCTACAAATATCTAG
- a CDS encoding PAS domain S-box protein, with product MKSNLSHSTPRFLMMGVLLLVCIGLEYYFHMVRGISVVYTHLFYIPIVVAALWWGLKGGLSVSLFLGLIHTISDIPGIHVSVLTRALAFVSIGFVIGIVSDRRKQTEKKKERLLQDINERVKELDCFYGFSALVEKADISLEGIFQGMVELLPTAWRYPDITCAKIAFEDKEFKTEGFKTSKWKQSADIKVHGERVGIIEVYYLEEKPKTYEGPFLKQERKLIDSIAERLGRITERRKAEEELRVSEHKYRVLLENLPQKIFYKDRNSVYVSCNENYARDLKIKPDAIVGKTDFEFYPKELAGKYKADDERIVESGKIEEIEEKYIQEGKEMIVQTVKKPIKDEQGNVTGILGIFRDITERKRMEEELRKNEEKYRDLWENVNDLIQSVKPDGTFVYVNRAWRKTLGYSEKEIPYLSLLDIIHPDSHAHCMEIFKRLLAGEKVEYIEAAFLTKDGNTIMVEGSANCHFVDGKPVATRAIFRDISEHKKAEERKVEFLSNVSHALRTPLASIKSFVEILLKYKDVNPTEQSEFLTVINNETDRLTRLINQLLDLDKIEHGKLKWKFMSCDISNIVQNAISELEPLIQEKNIVVNMNLPSQDLIVNGDKDRLNEVFINLIGNAIKFTLNKREIRITVKNKGKVVEVSIADTGIGIPKNELTNIFERFKRLDNSVNRKLTGTGLGLYICKQIIEKHEGKIWAESQKGKGSKFVFVLPKYKSKSAKKRIKPKRGS from the coding sequence ATGAAAAGTAACCTGTCACATTCAACTCCCCGCTTTTTAATGATGGGGGTCTTACTGCTTGTTTGTATTGGGCTGGAATATTATTTCCATATGGTTCGCGGGATAAGCGTAGTTTACACACATCTATTCTATATTCCCATTGTTGTAGCTGCCTTGTGGTGGGGCTTAAAGGGCGGGCTTTCTGTAAGCTTGTTCTTAGGTTTAATACACACGATATCTGATATCCCTGGTATCCACGTAAGTGTTTTGACCAGGGCATTGGCATTTGTTTCCATAGGTTTTGTAATAGGAATAGTGAGTGACAGGCGCAAGCAGACTGAGAAGAAAAAAGAAAGACTTTTGCAGGATATTAATGAGCGTGTAAAAGAACTTGATTGTTTTTATGGTTTTTCCGCCCTTGTCGAAAAAGCTGATATCTCGTTAGAGGGGATATTTCAAGGAATGGTTGAACTACTTCCTACTGCATGGCGATATCCTGATATTACCTGTGCAAAAATAGCTTTTGAAGATAAGGAGTTTAAAACAGAGGGCTTTAAAACGAGTAAATGGAAGCAGTCAGCCGATATTAAGGTGCATGGAGAAAGAGTGGGAATTATAGAAGTCTACTATTTGGAAGAAAAGCCTAAGACGTATGAAGGCCCTTTCTTGAAACAGGAAAGAAAGTTAATAGACTCAATTGCTGAGAGATTAGGGAGAATCACCGAGCGCAGGAAGGCGGAAGAGGAATTAAGAGTCAGCGAGCATAAATATAGAGTGCTCCTTGAGAATCTTCCTCAAAAGATATTCTACAAGGATAGAAATTCGGTTTATGTTTCTTGTAATGAAAACTATGCGCGGGATTTAAAGATTAAACCTGATGCAATTGTCGGAAAGACCGACTTTGAGTTTTATCCTAAAGAGTTAGCGGGAAAATACAAGGCTGACGACGAAAGAATTGTGGAATCGGGAAAAATAGAGGAAATCGAAGAAAAATATATCCAAGAAGGAAAAGAGATGATTGTCCAAACAGTTAAGAAGCCCATTAAAGATGAACAAGGCAATGTCACAGGAATATTGGGCATTTTCCGCGACATCACCGAGCGCAAAAGGATGGAGGAGGAGCTAAGGAAAAACGAAGAGAAGTATAGAGACTTGTGGGAGAACGTAAATGACCTTATTCAGAGCGTTAAACCAGATGGTACGTTTGTATATGTTAACCGTGCCTGGCGAAAAACCCTTGGGTATAGTGAGAAAGAAATCCCATATCTCTCGTTGTTGGATATCATTCATCCCGACAGTCATGCGCACTGTATGGAGATATTCAAGCGTTTGTTAGCTGGAGAAAAGGTTGAATACATTGAAGCTGCGTTCCTGACCAAGGATGGCAATACAATTATGGTCGAGGGAAGCGCAAACTGTCACTTCGTAGATGGCAAGCCTGTTGCTACACGCGCTATTTTCCGCGACATCAGCGAGCACAAGAAGGCGGAGGAGAGGAAGGTGGAATTTCTTTCCAATGTATCCCACGCCTTAAGAACACCCTTGGCTTCGATTAAATCCTTTGTAGAGATTCTCCTAAAGTACAAAGATGTGAATCCGACCGAACAAAGTGAGTTTCTGACTGTAATTAATAATGAGACTGACCGTTTAACTCGCCTGATAAATCAACTTTTAGATTTAGACAAGATAGAACATGGTAAGTTAAAATGGAAATTTATGTCTTGTGATATCTCGAATATAGTTCAGAACGCAATTAGTGAGCTAGAGCCATTGATACAAGAAAAAAATATTGTAGTTAATATGAATCTTCCTTCTCAGGATTTGATTGTTAATGGAGATAAAGATAGATTAAATGAGGTGTTCATAAATCTAATAGGCAATGCAATTAAATTTACTCTTAATAAGAGAGAGATTAGGATAACCGTTAAAAATAAAGGGAAAGTTGTCGAAGTCAGTATAGCTGATACAGGTATAGGAATACCCAAGAATGAGTTGACCAATATCTTTGAAAGGTTCAAGAGATTAGATAACTCCGTTAATAGAAAGCTAACAGGAACAGGTTTGGGCTTATACATATGCAAGCAAATTATAGAGAAGCATGAAGGCAAGATTTGGGCTGAGAGCCAGAAAGGTAAAGGCTCTAAATTTGTCTTTGTCTTACCAAAGTATAAATCTAAGTCAGCTAAAAAGAGAATCAAACCCAAGAGAGGTTCATAG
- a CDS encoding response regulator, whose translation MAKRTILVVDDDLSIIQAVSFVLKKEGYIVTTAVDGKEALKKAKKELPRLIILDIMLPKINGFEVCKRLKTNAQTRKIRTIMLTARSEEKDKRLGEKLGVNAYITKPFNINKLLSEVKKEL comes from the coding sequence ATGGCTAAGAGAACAATCTTAGTAGTTGATGATGATCTTAGTATCATTCAAGCAGTCTCTTTTGTTTTAAAAAAGGAAGGATATATAGTTACTACAGCTGTTGATGGAAAAGAAGCGCTTAAAAAAGCTAAAAAAGAATTGCCTCGGCTAATTATTCTTGATATCATGCTACCGAAAATAAATGGATTTGAGGTCTGTAAACGATTAAAAACTAATGCTCAAACCAGAAAAATTCGCACTATTATGTTGACTGCTAGGAGTGAGGAAAAGGATAAAAGATTGGGTGAGAAATTAGGTGTGAATGCTTATATTACTAAGCCCTTTAATATTAACAAGTTACTTTCAGAGGTAAAAAAGGAGCTGTAG
- a CDS encoding response regulator — MAKNKILIVDDEPNITKSLQVILQKEGFITRAVSSGEEAIEEVKKDSPDLILLDLVLPGLGGIEALKYIKTFEQEAIIVIITAHPSFESAAEAIRCGAYDYIIKPYDIDEVLFTVKRAIEKKELQRSIEKMKKAALVGYMGEAMSHEIFNPLSIVSGSVQLLMSRIKKGKKLTQKEYEDFFKNITKNIERCVEIINIFRKFYASIGIEINPRNLEETLREILEGKI; from the coding sequence ATGGCGAAAAATAAAATCTTAATAGTTGATGATGAGCCAAATATAACTAAGTCGCTTCAGGTTATTCTGCAAAAAGAGGGTTTTATTACCCGAGCTGTTTCTAGTGGTGAAGAAGCGATTGAGGAGGTAAAAAAAGACAGTCCTGATCTCATTCTGCTTGATTTGGTTCTGCCGGGCTTGGGTGGTATAGAGGCTTTAAAATATATCAAGACATTCGAACAAGAAGCAATTATTGTTATTATAACTGCCCATCCCAGCTTTGAATCAGCGGCTGAAGCGATAAGATGCGGCGCTTATGATTATATTATTAAACCTTATGATATTGATGAGGTTCTATTTACAGTAAAGAGAGCTATAGAGAAAAAAGAGTTACAGAGATCAATCGAAAAAATGAAAAAAGCAGCCTTGGTGGGGTACATGGGAGAGGCGATGTCTCATGAGATATTTAATCCTTTATCTATTGTTTCCGGCTCCGTCCAACTTTTAATGAGCAGGATTAAAAAAGGCAAAAAGCTAACTCAAAAAGAATATGAAGATTTCTTTAAAAATATTACTAAAAATATAGAAAGGTGCGTAGAGATTATAAATATTTTCAGGAAGTTCTATGCATCTATAGGCATTGAGATTAATCCTAGAAATTTAGAAGAAACGTTAAGGGAGATATTGGAAGGGAAGATATAG
- a CDS encoding response regulator, with protein MIRSERLAFTGRIAANIAHEIRNPLTNVAMAVQQLAKAIKSENPMSKNMDIIKRNTERINYLITELLNCARPPKLNIQPCNIHKVLEDILESNKTKISSKKIKIIKRFTSDTFIIKIDKEQMQRAFLNIVINAIEAMPRRSKLTIITELKGNLFEVKIQDTGKGIPEEDIIRIFDPFFSSKSGGVGLGLTICYGIIVSHGGTIEVESKLKKGSAFTIFLPTVTPPPTRVRRPCDDKKMELKYDIKRGADIYRAIYGARLQKWILAGKIKRGEVIVWRSGLSGWRRAEELEELAPFFKQWEKEQLRKKKRIEEQVLLKKKIKSILIVDDEKDLCSLLSDALTQKNYNVSIANTKREAMACLKKKSPDLVLLDLKLPDGDGIKILPRIKRVNPETVVIVISAYGSEEARQMAKKGGAFTFINKPFTEEDILRSIKVLS; from the coding sequence TTGATTCGCTCCGAGAGACTCGCCTTTACCGGTCGCATAGCCGCAAATATTGCACATGAAATAAGAAATCCCCTGACCAATGTAGCTATGGCAGTCCAGCAACTTGCGAAAGCTATTAAGTCTGAAAATCCCATGTCTAAAAATATGGACATCATTAAAAGGAACACAGAAAGGATCAACTATTTAATTACTGAACTCCTAAACTGTGCCCGCCCGCCAAAACTTAATATACAGCCATGTAATATTCATAAGGTATTAGAAGATATTTTAGAGTCCAACAAGACTAAGATTAGTTCAAAAAAGATAAAGATAATTAAAAGGTTTACCTCTGACACATTCATAATAAAGATTGATAAAGAACAAATGCAGCGTGCCTTCTTAAACATAGTCATCAACGCTATTGAAGCTATGCCCAGGAGAAGCAAATTGACCATTATTACAGAGCTTAAGGGAAACCTTTTTGAGGTGAAGATTCAAGATACAGGTAAAGGCATTCCTGAAGAAGATATTATCAGGATATTTGACCCTTTCTTTAGCTCCAAGTCCGGGGGTGTAGGCTTAGGGCTAACTATATGTTATGGGATTATTGTGAGTCATGGCGGCACAATAGAGGTGGAGAGTAAACTAAAAAAAGGATCTGCTTTCACAATTTTCCTGCCTACTGTTACCCCCCCCCCAACAAGGGTGCGAAGACCCTGCGATGATAAAAAAATGGAATTAAAATACGATATCAAAAGAGGCGCAGATATATATCGGGCAATTTATGGAGCTCGATTACAGAAATGGATTCTTGCGGGTAAGATAAAGCGAGGAGAAGTAATTGTCTGGCGAAGCGGTCTTTCAGGCTGGCGCAGAGCCGAAGAACTTGAGGAACTGGCGCCATTTTTTAAACAGTGGGAAAAAGAGCAATTAAGAAAAAAAAAGAGGATAGAAGAGCAAGTCCTCTTAAAGAAGAAGATAAAGAGTATTTTGATAGTAGACGATGAGAAGGATTTATGTTCGCTCCTGTCTGATGCCTTAACCCAGAAAAACTACAATGTATCGATTGCAAACACAAAAAGAGAAGCTATGGCTTGTCTTAAAAAGAAATCACCTGATTTAGTTCTGTTAGACCTAAAACTACCTGATGGTGATGGAATAAAAATCCTTCCTAGGATCAAAAGGGTAAATCCAGAGACAGTAGTAATTGTAATTTCTGCCTATGGAAGCGAAGAAGCCAGACAAATGGCAAAAAAGGGAGGAGCTTTTACCTTTATAAACAAGCCATTTACTGAAGAAGATATATTGAGGAGTATAAAAGTACTCTCGTAA
- a CDS encoding four helix bundle protein, which produces MQNDKSKFKKEFKRRLYNFALKLIEFIDKLPKDNVSRRIGDQLLRSGTSILGNYIEGQSASSKKDFTNYFNISLKSTNESKLWVSLLRDTKRVTPEEVTWFLQELKEIGNIFGTSILTLKNRK; this is translated from the coding sequence ATGCAAAACGACAAATCAAAATTTAAAAAGGAATTCAAAAGAAGATTATATAACTTCGCCCTGAAACTTATAGAATTCATAGATAAATTACCAAAAGACAATGTTTCAAGAAGAATCGGAGATCAATTGTTGCGAAGTGGGACAAGCATTTTGGGGAATTATATTGAGGGACAGTCAGCCAGCAGTAAAAAAGATTTTACTAACTATTTTAATATTTCGTTGAAATCCACAAATGAGAGCAAATTGTGGGTTTCATTGCTTCGGGATACTAAGCGTGTTACGCCTGAGGAAGTTACTTGGTTTTTGCAGGAGTTAAAGGAAATTGGCAATATTTTTGGCACGAGCATTTTAACTCTTAAAAACAGGAAATGA